In the genome of Monodelphis domestica isolate mMonDom1 chromosome 2, mMonDom1.pri, whole genome shotgun sequence, one region contains:
- the YIPF3 gene encoding protein YIPF3 isoform X1 codes for MASPVTPAGGTRNGAPPEWGGFEENIQGGGSAVIDMENMDDTSGSSFEDMGELHQRLREEEVDADAAAAEEEDGEFLGMKGFKGQLSRQVADQMWQAGKRQASKAFSLYANIDILRPYFDVEPAQVRSRLLESMIPVKMVNFPQKIAGELYGPLMLVFTLVAILLHGMKTSDTIIREGTLMGTAIGTCFGYWLGVSSFIYFLAYLCNAQITMLQMLALLGYGLFGHCIVLFITYNIHLHALFYLFWLLVGGLSTLRMVAVLVSRTVGPTQRLLLCGTLATLHMLFLLYLHFAYHKVVEGILDTFEGPNVPPIQRVPRDIPVAGLPIAVLNATAKAVALTLQPH; via the exons ATGGCGAGCCCGGTAACCCCGGCTGGAGGCACCCGGAACGGGGCTCCCCCCGAGTGGGGGGGCTTCGAGGAGAATATACAG GGTGGAGGCTCAGCTGTGATTGATATGGAAAACATGGATGACACATCAGGATCCAGTTTCGAAGACATGGGGGAGCTTCACCAGCGGCTTCGTGAAGAGGAAGTCGATGCTGATGCAGCTGCTGCTGAGGAAGAAGATGGAGAATTCCTGGGAATGAAGGGTTTTAAGGGACAACTAAGTAGACAAGTGGCTGATCAA atgtGGCAGGCGGGAAAGAGACAGGCCTCCAAGGCCTTCAGCCTCTATGCTAATATTGACATCCTCAGGCCTTACTTTGATGTGGAGCCTGCCCAAGTTCGAAGCCG GCTCCTGGAGTCCATGATCCCTGTCAAGATGGTCAACTTTCCCCAA AAAATTGCTGGAGAGCTCTACGGGCCTCTCATGCTGGTGTTCACCCTGGTTGCCATCCTTCTCCATGGGATGAAGACGTCTGACACCATTATC aggGAAGGTACCTTGATGGGCACTGCCATTGGCACCTGCTTTGGCTACTGGCTGGGTGTTTCATCCTTCATTTACTTCTTGGCCTACCTGTGTAATGCGCAGATCACCATGCTACAGATGTTGGCGCTACTG GGGTATGGACTCTTTGGACATTGCATTGTCCTCTTCATCACCTACAACATCCATCTCCACgccctcttctatctcttctggcTGCTGGTTGGTGGGTTGTCCACCCTGCGCATG GTGGCGGTGCTAGTGTCTAGGACTGTGGGACCCACACAGCGGCTGCTTCTTTGCGGGACCCTGGCTACCCTGCACATGCTCTTCTTACTCTACCTGCACTTTGCCTACCACAAGGTGGTGGAGG gAATCCTGGACACCTTTGAGGGTCCCAATGTTCCCCCCATCCAGAGAGTCCCTCGGGACATCCCCGTTGCTGGGCTCCCTATTGCTGTCCTCAATGCCACAGCCAAGGCTGTTGCCCTGACCCTACAGCCACACTGA
- the YIPF3 gene encoding protein YIPF3 isoform X2: MASPVTPAGGTRNGAPPEWGGFEENIQGGGSAVIDMENMDDTSGSSFEDMGELHQRLREEEVDADAAAAEEEDGEFLGMKGFKGQLSRQVADQMWQAGKRQASKAFSLYANIDILRPYFDVEPAQVRSRLLESMIPVKMVNFPQREGTLMGTAIGTCFGYWLGVSSFIYFLAYLCNAQITMLQMLALLGYGLFGHCIVLFITYNIHLHALFYLFWLLVGGLSTLRMVAVLVSRTVGPTQRLLLCGTLATLHMLFLLYLHFAYHKVVEGILDTFEGPNVPPIQRVPRDIPVAGLPIAVLNATAKAVALTLQPH, translated from the exons ATGGCGAGCCCGGTAACCCCGGCTGGAGGCACCCGGAACGGGGCTCCCCCCGAGTGGGGGGGCTTCGAGGAGAATATACAG GGTGGAGGCTCAGCTGTGATTGATATGGAAAACATGGATGACACATCAGGATCCAGTTTCGAAGACATGGGGGAGCTTCACCAGCGGCTTCGTGAAGAGGAAGTCGATGCTGATGCAGCTGCTGCTGAGGAAGAAGATGGAGAATTCCTGGGAATGAAGGGTTTTAAGGGACAACTAAGTAGACAAGTGGCTGATCAA atgtGGCAGGCGGGAAAGAGACAGGCCTCCAAGGCCTTCAGCCTCTATGCTAATATTGACATCCTCAGGCCTTACTTTGATGTGGAGCCTGCCCAAGTTCGAAGCCG GCTCCTGGAGTCCATGATCCCTGTCAAGATGGTCAACTTTCCCCAA aggGAAGGTACCTTGATGGGCACTGCCATTGGCACCTGCTTTGGCTACTGGCTGGGTGTTTCATCCTTCATTTACTTCTTGGCCTACCTGTGTAATGCGCAGATCACCATGCTACAGATGTTGGCGCTACTG GGGTATGGACTCTTTGGACATTGCATTGTCCTCTTCATCACCTACAACATCCATCTCCACgccctcttctatctcttctggcTGCTGGTTGGTGGGTTGTCCACCCTGCGCATG GTGGCGGTGCTAGTGTCTAGGACTGTGGGACCCACACAGCGGCTGCTTCTTTGCGGGACCCTGGCTACCCTGCACATGCTCTTCTTACTCTACCTGCACTTTGCCTACCACAAGGTGGTGGAGG gAATCCTGGACACCTTTGAGGGTCCCAATGTTCCCCCCATCCAGAGAGTCCCTCGGGACATCCCCGTTGCTGGGCTCCCTATTGCTGTCCTCAATGCCACAGCCAAGGCTGTTGCCCTGACCCTACAGCCACACTGA